A part of Aspergillus flavus chromosome 1, complete sequence genomic DNA contains:
- a CDS encoding uncharacterized protein (of unknown function-domain containing protein) has product MSSPTVQRATGTPRKLRAESGSSAGNIAEQSPSKRTPQKLQVRSRKPIEEDVPEEPATPSPKPRKTVQGEQRDAPEDTQSQASGSAGGLGGLAGGLTGQVKDTAGALTRRGEQTVANATGVDLSFLKGLEVSEWGQVLGDDGNPVGRIVEGEPQDLVGYAVGDNGEILDEDGDLIGRVEALPEAIQENTDQAKKAIGGLADLNGIPVSEGGFIKDEAGETVGKVVEGDAQDLVGYAPNEKGEILDDEGDLVGRVEPVSKAASATGSVADSQKSNSQGTKSVGKSASEEVTEEVDKDDSATKDIEDTAEEKVDDAEEQLPPLSTLEGLKCNKLGKIINPSTGKPVGELVEGDPKKLTRLGATLDDQGQFWDNRGNVIGRAQTIPHQDYSDEPPFAGLDGLHVVEDGWVEDSKGKRVGKIVEGEPKKVLGRPVDEDGEVTDQHGNVVAKAEYYEQPDEPEPEEPEVVDLSKLDGLTCNKLGYVMGPNGVPIARVVEGNPKELAGKEIDDGQIWDGRKPIGRVELIPENEREKKPEGPFAGLENLVVNKEGFVEDTDGNIVGKVTEGELKNLRGRTVDEDGDIIDKFGNVKGHAEPYEPPEEEVVEEDLSILEGKTVNKAGNVVDAQGNVYGRITSGDKRLAGRKVDGKGQIWGDDGKVIGKAELVPGAEQEKPEGPFFGFDDAEVGKDGVVTSGGKIIGRVIEGDAKRLQGRKVDEDGDILDKNGNTIGRAERWEPEEKQRSVNPMAGRKVTREGEVRDVDGNLIGKLTSGNLATLVGKEIDDNGFVVDNDGNKLGECTLIENIPEEKEEEVVEEEPGPSPEELEEQKKAEEDKQLAKKMSAIIGQTLDRVRPICKMITEHIERAERTPKEELDEEKLVKDVKPLLEEGGRILQECNGAIRALDPDGRIAATAKARTASHEASPEEYALADQIKEMTDTVVSCIENGKKKIADMPHAKKQLNPLWALLSEPLFQIIAAVGLLLTGVLGLVGRLLEGLGLGPLVNRLLGGLGLDKLLDSLGLSSITDALGITGKKK; this is encoded by the exons ATGTCGTCTCCCACAGTGCAAAGAGCCACTGGCACTCCTCGCAAGCTACGTGCCGAATCCGGCTCCAGCGCCGGAAATATCGCCGAACAGAGCCCCTCTAAACGAACACCCCAGAAGCTCCAAGTCCGAAGCCGCAAGCCGATCGAAGAAGACGTCCCCGAAGAACCGGCTACCCCGTCCCCGAAACCACGGAAGACTGTTCAGGGTGAGCAGCGTGATGCTCCCGAAGACACACAGTCGCAGGCTTCCGGGTCTGCCGGGGGGCTGGGAGGACTGGCTGGTGGTCTGACCGGGCAGGTGAAGGATACTGCTGGGGCATTGACGAGGAGGGGTGAGCAGACCGTGGCGAACGCGACCGGGGTTGATTTGTCGTTCTTGAAGGGGCTTGAGGTTAGTGAATGGGGCCAGGTACTGGGTGATGATGGGAATCCTGTTGGTCGCATTGTGGAGGGCGAGCCACAGGATCTTGTTGGATATGCTGTTGGGGATAATGGTGAGATcctggatgaggatggcgaCTTGATTGGTCGTGTTGAGGCTCTGCCGGAGGCGATTCAGGAGAATACGGaccaggcgaagaaggctaTCGGTGGTCTTGCTGACTTGAATGGTATTCCGGTGTCTGAGGGGGGTTTCATCAAGGATGAGGCTGGAGAGACGGTTGGTAAGGTCGTGGAAGGGGATGCTCAGGATCTCGTTGGGTACGCGCCCAATGAGAAAGGCGAGATCCTTGACGATGAAGGCGACCTTGTCGGACGGGTCGAGCCTGTGTCCAAGGCTGCAAGTGCTACTGGAAGTGTTGCAGATTCTCAAAAGTCGAATTCCCAGGGCACCAAGAGTGTTGGAAAGAGCGCCAGCGAGGAAGTAACAGAAGAGGTTGACAAGGATGATTCCGCCACGAAGGATATCGAAGACACGGCGGAAGAGAAAGTCGATGACGCCGAAGAGCAGCTGCCTCCCCTCTCCACACTCGAGGGTTTGAAATGCAACAAACTGGGCAAGATCATCAATCCATCGACTGGAAAGCCAGTCGGTGAACTGGTTGAGGGCGATCCGAAGAAGCTTACTCGGCTTGGTGCCACACTTGATGACCAGGGCCAGTTCTGGGATAACCGTGGAAATGTAATTGGGCGTGCCCAAACAATTCCCCACCAGGATTATAGTGATGAGCCTCCCTTCGCCGGCTTAGATGGCCTCCATGTCGTCGAGGACGGATGGGTTGAGGACAGCAAGGGCAAGCGTGTCGGCAAGATCGTTGAGGGTGAACCTAAGAAGGTCCTCGGTCGTCCtgttgatgaggatggagaggtCACTGACCAGCATGGCAATGTCGTCGCAAAGGCCGAATACTATGAGCAGCCCGACGAACCAGAGCCTGAGGAACCTGAGGTGGTCGACCTATCAAAACTGGACGGATTGACCTGCAACAAACTAGGATACGTTATGGGACCCAACGGAGTACCAATTGCACGTGTCGTGGAAGGAAACCCTAAGGAGCTCGCCGGTAAAGAAATCGATGATGGCCAGATCTGGGACGGTCGCAAACCCATTGGACGCGTTGAGCTTATCCCTGAGAATGAGCGTGAGAAGAAGCCTGAAGGCCCGTTCGCTGGCCTGGAGAACCTGGTTGTGAACAAGGAAGGATTCGTGGAGGACACGGATGGTAACATCGTCGGCAAGGTCACTGAAGGCGAATTGAAGAACCTGCGCGGGCGCactgtggatgaggatggagacATCATCGACAAGTTTGGTAATGTCAAGGGACATGCCGAGCCATACGAGCCTCCAGAAGAGGAGGTagtcgaagaagacttgTCAATCTTAGAAGGTAAAACCGTCAATAAGGCCGGCAATGTCGTGGACGCCCAAGGAAACGTCTATGGCCGAATCACCTCGGGTGACAAGCGACTTGCTGGACGGAAGGTTGATGGCAAAGGCCAAATCTGGGGTGACGATGGCAAGGTCATTGGTAAGGCCGAGCTTGTCCCTGGCGCTGAGCAAGAGAAGCCCGAAGGTCCCTTCTTCGGCTTTGATGACGCGGAAGTTGGGAAGGACGGTGTAGTCACTTCTGGTGGCAAGATTATTGGCCGTGTCATCGAAGGTGATGCCAAGCGACTCCAGGGACGCAAGGTCGACGAAGATGGAGATATCTTGGATAAGAATGGAAATACTATCGGCCGAGCAGAACGCTGGGAGCCGGAGGAGAAGCAACGAAGCGTCAACCCTATGGCTGGCCGCAAAGTTACCCGCGAGGGTGAAGTACGTGATGTTGATGGTAACCTTATCGGAAAGCTGACCTCCGGCAACTTGGCTACTCTCGTGGGCAAGGAGATCGATGACAATGGCTTTGTCGTTGACAATGATGGCAACAAGCTTGGCGAGTGTACCCTGATCGAGAATATccccgaggagaaggaggaagaggttgtcGAGGAGGAGCCAGGCCCGTCGCCAGAAGAGCtcgaggagcagaagaaagctgaagaagataaacagCTGGCCAAGAAGATGAGCGCCATTATCGGACAAACCTTGGATCGTGTTCGACCGATCTGCAAGATGATTACCGAG CACATTGAGAGAGCCGAGCGTACCCCGAAAGAGGAATTGGATGAGGAAAAACTGGTAAAGGATGTCAAGCCACTGCTGGAAGAGGGAGGCCGAATCCTCCAAGAATGCAACGGCGCTATCCGAGCCCTTGATCCAGATGGTCGTATCGCAGCTACAGCAAAGGCTCGCACTGCTTCACACGAAGCGTCTCCCGAAGAGTATGCTCTCGCCGACCAAATCAAGGAAATGACAGATACCGTCGTTAGTTGCATTGAGAacgggaaaaagaagattgCCGACATGCCTCATGCGAAGAAACAGCTCAACCCCCTCTGGGCCCTTCTCAGCGAGCCCTTGTTCCAGATCATTGCCGCTGTAGGCTTGCTGCTGACTGGCGTGCTTGGGCTTGTTGGTCGTCTACTTGAGGGTCTCGGCCTGGGACCTCTCGTGAATCGCTTGCTCGGCGGCTTGGGCCTTGACAAGTTGCTTGATAGTCTGGGCTTAAGTTCTATCACTGATGCCCTTGGCATAACTGGCAAGAAGAAATAG
- the znf27 gene encoding zinc finger transcription factor, translated as MEMSSKGPIPPQYTEKPQAPRRLRSTCDRCTVLKVRCDKKKPRCERCESVQQHCVYGPYRWKGRSTPTQAAITSSDIRTGRQVPFNGVEGFNQSTAQDIQVAERILPDGPMRSLTDLSLFPGLEPVSFDFHGELDGMYIGMGDDDRKEISARPAPLDYFGMTTNSLPGQLEIKSLASLGGSESHHPVEAGMSESYFSSPDSWASKNACPCASSAFNILQEMYRAEATCRLERGSGLPSNDHILKINRTAAQNLDLFLSRDCTDCLEDTNIPLLIVTTMSKAISWYRAVFDRIDQYSPTKSTVNLMEPLPVTPIYFGDFELDIVAEHRITAQVLLCELGYYSKVLSLIRESALGRTRDGREPIGAFLGTVSHFLSTTLNDLTSKVDDFCTSKPSFTVC; from the coding sequence ATGGAAATGTCCAGCAAAGGACCAATCCCTCCGCAATATACAGAGAAACCGCAGGCGCCTAGGAGACTCCGGTCTACCTGCGACCGTTGTACGGTGCTCAAAGTCCGGTGCGACAAGAAGAAACCCCGCTGTGAACGATGCGAGTCAGTGCAGCAGCATTGTGTCTACGGTCCGTATCGGTGGAAAGGACGGTCGACACCAACCCAAGCTGCAATCACGAGTTCTGATATTCGAACTGGAAGACAAGTCCCTTTCAACGGAGTAGAAGGCTTTAACCAATCAACAGCTCAAGATATACAGGTGGCCGAACGCATACTACCAGACGGTCCTATGCGCTCGTTGACAGACCTTTCTCTATTTCCAGGGCTGGAACCTGTCTCATTTGACTTCCACGGTGAGCTCGACGGTATGTACATTGGGATGGGCGATGATGACAGGAAAGAAATATCGGCTAGGCCAGCTCCATTGGACTACTTTGGCATGACAACAAACAGCCTACCAGGCCAACTGGAGATCAAGTCTTTGGCTTCCCTCGGAGGAAGTGAATCACATCACCCGGTAGAGGCTGGTATGTCAGAGTCTTATTTTTCATCTCCAGATTCTTGGGCATCAAAGAATGCATGTCCATGTGCTAGTTCAGCATTCAATATATTGCAAGAGATGTACCGCGCTGAAGCCACATGTCGATTGGAAAGGGGCTCTGGCCTGCCATCGAATGACCACATCCTGAAGATTAACCGCACGGCAGCACAAAACCTGGATCTGTTCTTATCTCGGGACTGTACCGACTGCCTCGAAGATACCAACATTCCTCTCTTGATTGTAACCACTATGTCAAAGGCAATATCATGGTACCGAGCCGTGTTCGACCGTATCGATCAGTACTCACCCACCAAGAGCACTGTTAACCTCATGGAACCTCTCCCTGTTACCCCAATATATTTCGGTGACTTTGAACTTGATATTGTTGCTGAGCACCGTATCACAGCTCAGGTCCTGCTCTGTGAGCTTGGATATTATAGCAAAGTTCTGTCCTTAATAAGAGAGAGTGCGCTCGGAAGAACGCGAGATGGGCGAGAACCAATAGGTGCTTTTCTTGGGACTGTTTCCCACTTTCTATCAACGACACTGAATGACTTAACAAGTAAGGTGGATGACTTTTGCACTTCTAAACCGTCCTTTACCGTTTGTTAG